The Punica granatum isolate Tunisia-2019 chromosome 4, ASM765513v2, whole genome shotgun sequence sequence atataatgattgCTTCTCTTATGCGTCGACCATGACCTTGTAACCACCATTTGAACCCAGATAGTTAGTTCGCATTAAAATTGATTGAGATAATTACAATCAATGCATTAACGTCAATGGTGCTAATAGTTAGAACATATCTTCAAGTTCATTATGCCTTGTGGATCAACTCATCTTTCCTATCACCGGGTACCAGTAAACATAAAACCGGGATACCGATAACTAACATAACCAATTGCCAAAATTGTGTGTATTTTCTATCAGTTAAATGAGCAGTTTTGATTTCTCCAGCAGATGCTCTCTGTACTTCTCTCCACAGTGGCAGCAATAATGTCGATCAAGAACTTCAATAACTCCTTCAACAACGGTCACCAGAGGATCGGTATTGTCCTATATGGCCTTATTTGGGTCCAAGCCATAACCGGGTTTGCACGACCCCAAAGGTAAACCTACTGAGTGCAACATTTGAATGGATACTGAATAATTgttgacttttttttaaaaaaaattgaccgACTTTGTGCTATTTTTGCAGAGGATCGAGAGGTAGAAGCATGTGGTTCTTAGGGCATTGGGCATTAGGAACTGTGGTGGCTTTGCTTGGAGTTATCAACATATACACGGGATTGCTTGCTTACCATGAGAAGACATCGCGGAGTATAAGCACTTGGACAATTATTTTTACCGCGGAGACCTCCATCATTGCTCTCCTCTACCTTATCCAAGACAAGTGGGTCTACATACAGAAAAGCCAGTCGATCGCCAGGACCGATTCATCAAAATCAACAGATGAAACCGCCTCACCAAATGAGAAACAGAACGGATTGCAACTTGCTTGAGTCCTTCCCGGATCTTTGCTTGCTTTATGAGATTAAAGTACTAACATTCTTTATACAAATTCAGCTTCCAATCATGGCTTTGATCCCGGTGAAACAGTGATGTTTATATACTGCAGGCATAGCAGCAGATGGATTGCCGATAagatgcctttttttttttttctagaacAAGGATCCGGAAGATAGTGAACGCCTCTGTAAATTGGATTTAGAGTCATATATTATTTCAGGATCAATTGCTTTTGCGAGAGAGGACTTTTGGTGTCCCCATACATAATAATAAGATTTTGAATTCATTAAAAGCTCAGTTAGTATGAATAATTTCTCCAGGAGATGATTGCTTGAAAGAAAGTTCAACCTAACAACCCCCTAGAAGCATCTCTAATGATTTCATGCAGGTCATAACATATCATTTTATCGGCTAATCAGGTCAACGTGAGCAACTAGATAGTTTTTGCAAGAAGGAACAAACAATAATATCGAGCAAATTCGAACAAAACTTTATGATTCAGATCATCTTCCTACAATCTCGTAATGCTCGAAACAATAGCAAAAGAGCAGAAGCCCTGAAAGGTATACATATGTAAATCCTAGTGTATTAAACTACGAATGTTTAGGGGAAGAGCTGCACATAACCAGTCAGTATAGCTATACCGAGTATGATGAAAGGGGGAAGGATCACAAATGCCCCGATGGTGGCGAAGAAAACTGAATCGTTCCTCTGAGAGACCTCGTTAAGGTAGGTTTGCCTTCTGATGTTTCTCTTCTGAGAGACAGTGAGGAACTTTGCACTCACCTTCTTCAGGTTCTTGCCGAGCGGGACGACAAAATCTCCTTCTCTATCCCCCACCATTTGTGCGAGCTGGTCACGGATCGTAAGGTTCTGGGAGCTCCCATAGCTCTCATAACCTGATCACATTTTGCCAATGAATTAAGACTCCGATTCGGAGCAGAGCAGCAACTAACTGGAATCCACGATGCTTGGTAGTTGGTACAGAGGAAGAAAATCCTGAAATCCGAATGTTGCCCCTTTCATCCCGCAACATCAAAGACGGTCTTAACTCCGTGTTTCTCGACCCATTCCGATTAGAAAATCAGACAACACAAGTGATGATATTGCATGTTGTATCACGGGACACAGACACCGCAATACGCATCTCATATCAAATTCACCGCAACATGCAGAGCATACTTGCGATATCGATTTCCGGAATTTCTTGCAACAAATAACTGACCTTCCCAGCAAGTAACAAGCAATCAAAAGCTCAGCTTGATCACAGAATCACAGAGTAGAAGAACCACTCACCATCGACAGAGGAGGTGGAAGACGTGAGCTGCTCCAACAGACCGAGCTGCGTCCGAGCAGAAGACAGCGATCCTTCAATGCGAAAGGGTCTTCATCAATCAACGACTCGAGGCAAAAACAAGACGGAACAATCGGTAAAAGTGGTTTTTTTAGCTCACCTGGAGGGTCCTCCTCGGTGACTCCACCTTCAGCTCCTTCTGACAGAGCAAATGCTTTCGaacaagaaggagaaggacaTAGAGATGGAGATGGTGACAAAGGGTGAAGCTTGGACAGACGGCTGTGCTCTGGGAAAGTGTGGAATGAAGGAAGAACGGGAGCAGAGATGAACTTCAAGGCCATGGAGTCGGTGTCTTGATCCTCTCTCCTCGAGCTTTATTAATGGCGTCCCTGCTGGTGTTCTGTTTGAGTTCTGGCATTTTCCATTGCCTCTGAGtcttaagggaaaaaaaaaggaaaaagatttTTAATTTCCATTGTCGTCTTATGGCCACCTCAGGCTCGAGCTTATGGAATGGGACAGAGGAGGAGAAGGCGAAAACATCTCCTCCACATAAAATATGCAGGCTTCTTCTGTGGGGGGAGTTCAGTTCAGTTCAGTTCACATCAATGGCGGGGATCATCCACGCTCTTCATCTGACGGGtcaatattttctatttttttaaaatataaataatagattttttttttcccaaagcATGGAGAACGTGTAAGCACCGTCAAGATTAATCTTCCCCCACCCGGGAGCTGCACGGGATGTGGTTCGATCCGCCAGTCTTATAGTCATGTTCCAAGCGGGATTAGCCGGAAGAGAAATCCGATCCAACATACCCAGAGGGTTTTACTAGAGGGAGCGAGTTTGTGTTACGATCAACACTAGTCTTCTCGGACTCACCGAAAAAAAACAGTGTCTTCTCGGAATAGATATGGTTTATATGTCGGGATCCACAAGTACGAGATAAGTCCAAGACTCGGGAggtaaaagagaaaaaaaaaatgcatgtttTTCATCTCTTATTCCACCCAGAAACGATGAAGAAAACGTCTGCTAATATTGGAAAACAGGAAAAAGGGCAAaacgactccgctggggatcGAACCCAGAATCTCTGGTTCCGTAGACCAGCGCCTTATCCATTGGGCCACGGAGTCATTTCTTGCTCCTTTAACGATATGTATAACTATTGTTTCAATGTCTAAAACCTTTTCTCTGCTGCAGTATGATGCAAAAGCCATGAAATTTCAGCAGAATTCTCCGAATGtacaaagtcgaggaaatCAAGTCTCAATTTCCGTGACGTGAGCTCGGGAAGCAAACGCGGTCCCAGTCGTCCTCCATCCGTTACACTTCCTAGAAATTTCTCACAATATTTTCTGAAGGACGTGATCGGAAAACTCCACAGAAGATGTTATTGGACTTGCACGATCAATTTGTTCTGCCCTCCAAAGATTacgtggggggggggggggggggggggggggggggggggggggggggggttcaAATAGCACCAATAGCGATCATTCTGCGCAATTTATCTCCAAGATTAGAGAGGGGAATAATATCCCAACCTATGCCAATGTGTTGCGCATGTTATCATGTACATATGATAGAGAAAAATCGGGGGCACGATGTGAATTGGTTTTTGTGAAACACAAGATACTGGAAGATTTGTATCGAGGGACAATTGCACGCATGCAAGTCCTCTCCTCGATGTATATTAATGTCGATTGCGAATCAGATGAGCTCATATATCATCTGTCTCCCAGTGAAGTGAATGTATAGATATATTCTACGTACTTTTAGAAAtagcaaaaattaatttcttgaaGCTAAAGTAAATAGGAGTTGGCATATGTAATTGCAAGATATCTACAACCTAGAAATCAAACTACATGAAAAATACATCGCGCAACATCACGGTAATTGAAATTTCATATATGGATCGATCATTATCTCGGATAAGGATTGGAATTATACTAAGCAAGAGTAATTAAATAGTTATCCTGAGTTTGATACGCGTCACAAGTACATATACAAATGTATATCTGCGCCATCGATCATTGCTTTCCATAATACTCGAAACAAGggagtgtgtgtatatatatacaccattAATTTACAGGTACACAAGAAATACAGCAAAAACCATGCATGGTTTTctgatatatatacaaaaacaTTGTTACATACAGACGGACATacacatacaatatatatatatatatatgcataaaaaacCATGCATGGTTTTAACTTCCAGTTCTTCAGACGTCCCCGAGCTATATATTAGTAAATGATTGATAATCTTCTCGCCGATAACGTTGAAATCGATATATGAACATGCCTATTATACCCACACACGCACACAAAAGAACTCCAATAGACAAAACTGATCAAAAAAGCCCAGTAAGCGGGTAGTCATATACGCTGACCTCCGGTGGCTCCAGATCGAGAAGCCAGGACTCCAGATCATGGTAAGAGAACAAATTTTCTGTCATCGTCATGTCCAAATCACCAAACAAGAAGCTCAGGCTCTCATCGACCGGAGAATCAGATAGCATCATCTGGTGGTCATGGTGATCAGCCTCCTGCTGACTATTGTACGAGCTATGATCGTCAGATGGGCATGGCGAGGATTCATCGAGGGATGCCAGATGACCCGATGGTGACGAATAATCATGAAAGGATGGCGACACCATCTCCTCCAGCTCTCGCATGACAGTTCCTATATCTACGACCGGAGCTTTGGAGGCCGGTGCAACTGGGATATCAGCATCGACTGGAGGCATACCAGGGACTCCATTCCCGGTGAGCTGCTGGACAAGGGACTTGAAAGCGGAGGAATCTGTGATGTAGACTCTCGGGCGGAGAACTTTTATCAAGCTGTTGATCGGCGGTTGTTGTTGTCGTTTGATGatcttcttcttgatcttctCAACGTTGTTGTGTTCAGATATTTTAAAGGATGTATGGGATCCGTCGTTGATGGTCATTTTCTTCAACCCCATAGTAATTTACGAAAGGAAAGCTTAGGAATTATCAAACTTTGGCTATGGTTTGATGGGGCTGTCATCGACGGAGCATCCGAGGATGTCTTTATATATCAAACCCTAGCTTGGTTCCCATGGATGGTCGAAACATGACAAGGCTGGGAATTTAGTAGTGATATACGATGAAAATgatcttttaattaatttaattttttgggaTTATTCTAACAAAAGTATACACAAGATTGATTGAGAGATCATTTTACctaactaattaatttatcaaaatcatgttttgtatttcttttttcatgtgtatttttccttatacACTTTTTCGACGAGAGGCACTTGGTTGCTTCCGATCCATGAATACGAGAAATGGGTACTCATATGTGACATATCAATTACAGCAGTTGATGATGAGTGTTTCAGCGAAGCGAAGATATCATCCCGAAAATAGAGAAGCAAGATTCGTGAATTTTGAACCTCACACGACATATTGCCGATCagacaaaattcaaatatgaATATAGCGCGAGGAATCTTCTAGATTGTATTAATATCATTTCAATCAAGAAGTTTGTTAATCAACACCAGAGTCGTGTTCCTAAGTCAAGAGTTCTATGCATTGCGTATTAGCCCGTAAGGTGGGCTATCAAAATAGCATAGAATATTATAGGCCAATTTCTGGTTTTTTGCATGGAATAGGTGTAAATGTGTTGACGTCCTGGTCAATTCAATTGAGGCTGGTAATTTCGTGATCACATCCGACCATTTGATTAACTATAGTTATATGATGAAGGaccaaattaattataattgattaAGTTTGGCATTACTATATTATTACTAATTAGTTAATTGATTAAGAGGTAGCAGAGCATTTGGGGCACGCCGTTAACTATTCAGGAAATTGTTCTCTTCTGCTTGGGACTGTTCACTGTTGTATGCGCTTGAGTACTCtttaagcaaaaagaaaaactcaatTATTATATAGAATTAGTAacatatttattgaaaatttataattatttctcTTAAAATATTGTTAGAACATCCAGAATAATTTCTAGCATGACTAGTTGATACACGGTAatcttttatcaatttttgcATGAAAAAGAATAGATAATGAATGACTAATATAGATGGAGAAGAAGATATCAAAAGCTATGTATATTCTCCTAAATAGACGCGATGAACATGACAAACTATGAGTGAGAgttaaataagtaaaaattatGATGATAAGTAAATACTTATCTGAGTCTCTCATGAAAATACAAATAACATTAATATTAAGAGATAATTATCCTGTAAGATGTATATTTGCATATAAAGAGTGATAGATATACATCATATATAGGTTAAGGCGTTGGAAAAACTTTAGTGAGTCAAAAGATTATCATCTGTAAAATGAAGTTTTAACTTTTAAGTATTCAATTTATAGGATGTTTACCATATTAAACTTGGAAAAAAGTCACATATAAATCTCGAAgaatttctttcaatttttgagaaaacaaataatattGACATAAATCCTTAAATCGTTGAATATAGTCAAAAAAAGTATATTGAATATGCATTTGACTGGAATTGAAACGTTGCATTGAATATAGCtcaaacaaaatataataaaaatacacttAAGTAGAGTTGAAGGTTGATTAACGTGCAACTGAGGGTTTACGATTTGACTTATATGGTGCAACCACGTCTTGCATCTCgattattacatatattataattatatttataattataattgattcacaaaaaaataaatcatgagATCTAATataattgataaatatatcattttatttgCAGTGTTGCCTTTCAAAACCGTTTCGTATTGATAGTTTTTGAGAGTATCTCATTTTGTCACAGAAAAATTACGAAAATTATGGATGTGAATTGATCTATACACATGTATCTTGTCTTGGGACATCAAGTAAAAGACATTCCATCGAAATcagagggtgtgaaaccaaGTGCAGTACATGCGGCCACCGCATAATAAACCAACTCTCCTTCCATATTCACATCAATATCTCAAGTTTTGGCTTTGGCTGTCGCCCACCTCATTGGTCCCCCCGTATGCGTCCCAGAATTCTCGCATCGGCGTCCCGTAAGTAAGTAACGTTTAGCAGCTAAGCTGGTTTTGGTGAACCGGAAGAAGTGGTCTGGTTAGTTAAAGTTCGACATCGATCCCAGTATCCAGCGGTTCATGTTTCAGGTGATCACTGATGCATCGGCTGTTTTCTGATCTCAAGATTCCGAGGGGCTCCTGAACGCGAACGGTCCAGCTGTGGTTCGTAGAATTTCTCAGATTAAACATGAGGCATTATAAAACGATCCTCTTCACTTACATAGTTAATGTAATGGTGCCGTTTATTTAGACAATGGAGCATGACTAGGaagggacaaaattcgagcaGCTCCGAGATTAGGAATGCCTTGTCATCAAAATCGTTATCAACTCATCCCACATCAATCCATTTATCAATTTAACTAATTGGCAAATCATAGATTAACAATgttttaatcaaattaaaaaagaagagaaatggAATTGGCATATGATAGGTACTCATTCACATGATAGAGCTAGATGGCAGCATCACTCAGAACAATGGGAAGATGAGAGAATGTGATTCTGCAATCAAGTCCTGTTCTATTGCGAACCTCGAAGCATTTCGCAAACAGTGTTCTGTTTGTCAGTCATCGTGTTTCAACGGGTATGGGATATGTTTACTTTTGACAATACAAGGGCAAAAACGAATTCTTGGAGGAGGATCAGCAAGATGGTCGAACCTAATTACATAAGACAACTTGAACTTGTACAAGCAGGGAAAATTGCATGACCACATGAACCCGTGCCCCAGGAGTTGATTGGCCCTAAAATAAGCTTTTCGGTTGGATGAAAACTCAGCCTCCCTTATTCGATATTCTGCAGGAGCAAGAAAATCATTCACCTCTATGATCGAGGGTATATTCCGGCAACAGCGAAGCTCGCAACCAGTCTCAACACCATAACGTCCCGGACAGGTAGATGCCTAGCTGCTCCGGTTAGAAACAATCCAATTCTCAGAGTGCACGTTCAATATTTATTGCTTCAAGGGCGAAGAAGCAGCATCTGTCAGGGAGGACCCAAGCTGGAGCATGAGGGGATACACAGGACTGAATTCCTTGTCCCCTCTCGCCCTCACCTTAGCAGCATAATCGTCGAGAGTCGCCTTGATCCCCTTCCATATCTGATCCTCCCCTT is a genomic window containing:
- the LOC116202367 gene encoding cytochrome b561 domain-containing protein At2g30890-like isoform X1, whose translation is MVLEKQMRVSGIVVSFTTRAFLLVLSLPAISSSQENPGNAGSSSDKVNSQLMYEITAHGFLLWASLGFLMPIGILTIRMANGEEISRKRATALFRAHAILQQMLSVLLSTVAAIMSIKNFNNSFNNGHQRIGIVLYGLIWVQAITGFARPQRGSRGRSMWFLGHWALGTVVALLGVINIYTGLLAYHEKTSRSISTWTIIFTAETSIIALLYLIQDKWVYIQKSQSIARTDSSKSTDETASPNEKQNGLQLA
- the LOC116202367 gene encoding cytochrome b561 domain-containing protein At2g30890-like isoform X2 codes for the protein MVLEKQMRVSGIVVSFTTRAFLLVLSLPAISSSQENPGNAGSSSDKVNSQLMYEITAHGFLLWASLGFLMPIGILTIRMANGEEISRKRATALFRAHAILQMLSVLLSTVAAIMSIKNFNNSFNNGHQRIGIVLYGLIWVQAITGFARPQRGSRGRSMWFLGHWALGTVVALLGVINIYTGLLAYHEKTSRSISTWTIIFTAETSIIALLYLIQDKWVYIQKSQSIARTDSSKSTDETASPNEKQNGLQLA
- the LOC116202368 gene encoding uncharacterized protein LOC116202368: MALKFISAPVLPSFHTFPEHSRLSKLHPLSPSPSLCPSPSCSKAFALSEGAEGGVTEEDPPGSLSSARTQLGLLEQLTSSTSSVDGYESYGSSQNLTIRDQLAQMVGDREGDFVVPLGKNLKKVSAKFLTVSQKRNIRRQTYLNEVSQRNDSVFFATIGAFVILPPFIILGIAILTGYVQLFP